A window of Thunnus thynnus chromosome 17, fThuThy2.1, whole genome shotgun sequence contains these coding sequences:
- the atxn7l3a gene encoding ataxin-7-like protein 3 isoform X1, which yields MTGSASRYLTIKISHTDLQMKMEDMPLSGPDNTRLEALVHDIYSELVEDACLGLCFEVHRAVKQGYFFLDETDQESMKEFEIVDQPGVDIFGQVYNQWKNKECECPNCKRLIAASRFAPHLEKCLGMGRNSSRIANRRLASNNNMSKSESDQEDNDDLNDNDWSYGAEKKSKKRKSDKNQNSPRRSKSLKHKNGELGSSVGSEPYKYNYNTGISYETLGPDEVRSLLTTQCGVISEHTKKMCTRSQRCPQHTDEQRRAVRVFLLGPSAPSLPDADAVVENDSFDIPDGQTLMSRLQWEDSPDISPTDSASSKASTNHSDSRRPKKKKRTSLGLNSGGGGVGGSGCLTGGGSSSSQSNISLSTKKKRPKLSAPSISSIYDDLN from the exons ATGACAGG GTCAGCATCTCGTTACCTTACTATCAAGATTTCCCATACAGATTTGCAAATGAAAATGGAGGATATGCCCCTGTCAGGCCCAGACAACACCAGGCTGGAG GCCTTGGTCCATGACATCTACTCGGAGCTGGTAGAAGATGCCTGTTTGGGCCTGTGTTTTGAGGTACACCGTGCTGTGAAACAGGGCTATTTCTTCTTGGATGAAACAGACCAAGAGAGCATGAAGGAGTTCG AAATTGTGGACCAACCAGGAGTTGACATATTCGGGCAGGTGTACAATCAGTGGAAGAACAAAGAGTGTGAATGCCCCAACTGCAAAAGACTGATAGCGGCTTCTCGCTTCGCCCCGCACTTGGAGAAATGTCTCGGCATGGGACGCAACAGCAGTCGCATCGCCAACCGCAG gCTAGCCAGCAATAATAACATGAGCAAATCAGAGAGCGATCAGGAGGACAACGATGACCTCAATGATAATGACTGGTCGTATGGAGCTGAGAAAAAAT CCAAGAAGAGAAAGTCAGATAAG aatCAAAATTCACCAAGAAGATCTAAATctctaaaacataaaaatg GTGAGCTCGGGAGCAGCGTCGGTTCGGAGCCCTACAAG TACAACTACAACACTGGCATCAGCTACGAAACATTAGGCCCCGATGAAGTCAGGTCCCTTTTGACAACG CAATGCGGGGTGATCTCAGAGCACACCAAGAAGATGTGTACCAG GTCTCAACGATGTCCCCAGCACACGGACGAACAGAGGAGGGCCGTCAGGGTGTTCCTCCTGGGGCCGTCCGC GCCGTCGCTGCCTGATGCAGACGCTGTGGTGGAGAACGACAGCTTCGACATTCCAGATGGGCAGACCCTGATGAGCCGCCTGCAGTGGGAAGACTCCCCAGATATTTCCCCCACTGACTCTGCCTCATCTAAAGCCA GCACCAACCATTCAGATTCTAGGAGGCctaagaaaaagaagaggaccTCTCTTGGTTTGAACAGCGGAGGAGGAGGCGTAGGAGGAAGTGGATGTCTGACTGGaggcggcagcagcagctctcagaGTAATATCAGCTTATCGACCAAAAAAAAGAGGCCTAAACTCTCAGCACCTTCTATTTCGAGTATCTATGATGATTTAAACTAG
- the atxn7l3a gene encoding ataxin-7-like protein 3 isoform X3, whose protein sequence is MTGSASRYLTIKISHTDLQMKMEDMPLSGPDNTRLEALVHDIYSELVEDACLGLCFEVHRAVKQGYFFLDETDQESMKEFEIVDQPGVDIFGQVYNQWKNKECECPNCKRLIAASRFAPHLEKCLGMGRNSSRIANRRLASNNNMSKSESDQEDNDDLNDNDWSYGAEKKSKKRKSDKNQNSPRRSKSLKHKNGELGSSVGSEPYKYNYNTGISYETLGPDEVRSLLTTQCGVISEHTKKMCTRPSLPDADAVVENDSFDIPDGQTLMSRLQWEDSPDISPTDSASSKASTNHSDSRRPKKKKRTSLGLNSGGGGVGGSGCLTGGGSSSSQSNISLSTKKKRPKLSAPSISSIYDDLN, encoded by the exons ATGACAGG GTCAGCATCTCGTTACCTTACTATCAAGATTTCCCATACAGATTTGCAAATGAAAATGGAGGATATGCCCCTGTCAGGCCCAGACAACACCAGGCTGGAG GCCTTGGTCCATGACATCTACTCGGAGCTGGTAGAAGATGCCTGTTTGGGCCTGTGTTTTGAGGTACACCGTGCTGTGAAACAGGGCTATTTCTTCTTGGATGAAACAGACCAAGAGAGCATGAAGGAGTTCG AAATTGTGGACCAACCAGGAGTTGACATATTCGGGCAGGTGTACAATCAGTGGAAGAACAAAGAGTGTGAATGCCCCAACTGCAAAAGACTGATAGCGGCTTCTCGCTTCGCCCCGCACTTGGAGAAATGTCTCGGCATGGGACGCAACAGCAGTCGCATCGCCAACCGCAG gCTAGCCAGCAATAATAACATGAGCAAATCAGAGAGCGATCAGGAGGACAACGATGACCTCAATGATAATGACTGGTCGTATGGAGCTGAGAAAAAAT CCAAGAAGAGAAAGTCAGATAAG aatCAAAATTCACCAAGAAGATCTAAATctctaaaacataaaaatg GTGAGCTCGGGAGCAGCGTCGGTTCGGAGCCCTACAAG TACAACTACAACACTGGCATCAGCTACGAAACATTAGGCCCCGATGAAGTCAGGTCCCTTTTGACAACG CAATGCGGGGTGATCTCAGAGCACACCAAGAAGATGTGTACCAG GCCGTCGCTGCCTGATGCAGACGCTGTGGTGGAGAACGACAGCTTCGACATTCCAGATGGGCAGACCCTGATGAGCCGCCTGCAGTGGGAAGACTCCCCAGATATTTCCCCCACTGACTCTGCCTCATCTAAAGCCA GCACCAACCATTCAGATTCTAGGAGGCctaagaaaaagaagaggaccTCTCTTGGTTTGAACAGCGGAGGAGGAGGCGTAGGAGGAAGTGGATGTCTGACTGGaggcggcagcagcagctctcagaGTAATATCAGCTTATCGACCAAAAAAAAGAGGCCTAAACTCTCAGCACCTTCTATTTCGAGTATCTATGATGATTTAAACTAG
- the atxn7l3a gene encoding ataxin-7-like protein 3 isoform X2 gives MKMEDMPLSGPDNTRLEALVHDIYSELVEDACLGLCFEVHRAVKQGYFFLDETDQESMKEFEIVDQPGVDIFGQVYNQWKNKECECPNCKRLIAASRFAPHLEKCLGMGRNSSRIANRRLASNNNMSKSESDQEDNDDLNDNDWSYGAEKKSKKRKSDKNQNSPRRSKSLKHKNGELGSSVGSEPYKYNYNTGISYETLGPDEVRSLLTTQCGVISEHTKKMCTRSQRCPQHTDEQRRAVRVFLLGPSAPSLPDADAVVENDSFDIPDGQTLMSRLQWEDSPDISPTDSASSKASTNHSDSRRPKKKKRTSLGLNSGGGGVGGSGCLTGGGSSSSQSNISLSTKKKRPKLSAPSISSIYDDLN, from the exons ATGAAAATGGAGGATATGCCCCTGTCAGGCCCAGACAACACCAGGCTGGAG GCCTTGGTCCATGACATCTACTCGGAGCTGGTAGAAGATGCCTGTTTGGGCCTGTGTTTTGAGGTACACCGTGCTGTGAAACAGGGCTATTTCTTCTTGGATGAAACAGACCAAGAGAGCATGAAGGAGTTCG AAATTGTGGACCAACCAGGAGTTGACATATTCGGGCAGGTGTACAATCAGTGGAAGAACAAAGAGTGTGAATGCCCCAACTGCAAAAGACTGATAGCGGCTTCTCGCTTCGCCCCGCACTTGGAGAAATGTCTCGGCATGGGACGCAACAGCAGTCGCATCGCCAACCGCAG gCTAGCCAGCAATAATAACATGAGCAAATCAGAGAGCGATCAGGAGGACAACGATGACCTCAATGATAATGACTGGTCGTATGGAGCTGAGAAAAAAT CCAAGAAGAGAAAGTCAGATAAG aatCAAAATTCACCAAGAAGATCTAAATctctaaaacataaaaatg GTGAGCTCGGGAGCAGCGTCGGTTCGGAGCCCTACAAG TACAACTACAACACTGGCATCAGCTACGAAACATTAGGCCCCGATGAAGTCAGGTCCCTTTTGACAACG CAATGCGGGGTGATCTCAGAGCACACCAAGAAGATGTGTACCAG GTCTCAACGATGTCCCCAGCACACGGACGAACAGAGGAGGGCCGTCAGGGTGTTCCTCCTGGGGCCGTCCGC GCCGTCGCTGCCTGATGCAGACGCTGTGGTGGAGAACGACAGCTTCGACATTCCAGATGGGCAGACCCTGATGAGCCGCCTGCAGTGGGAAGACTCCCCAGATATTTCCCCCACTGACTCTGCCTCATCTAAAGCCA GCACCAACCATTCAGATTCTAGGAGGCctaagaaaaagaagaggaccTCTCTTGGTTTGAACAGCGGAGGAGGAGGCGTAGGAGGAAGTGGATGTCTGACTGGaggcggcagcagcagctctcagaGTAATATCAGCTTATCGACCAAAAAAAAGAGGCCTAAACTCTCAGCACCTTCTATTTCGAGTATCTATGATGATTTAAACTAG